A single region of the Triticum dicoccoides isolate Atlit2015 ecotype Zavitan chromosome 2B, WEW_v2.0, whole genome shotgun sequence genome encodes:
- the LOC119366690 gene encoding cytochrome P450 71D7-like, producing MEGWLSLCFIALCTLVALWFRKLSGGKRKPQLPPGPWTLPFIKSLHHVASVLPHRKMMEMCRRHGPLMHLMLGEVPTVIVSSAEAAALVMKTNDLAFAGRPRSATLDIFGCGGRGIVFAPYGDPWRQMRKVCTMELLSSKQVRRMDGIRPDQVGSLLHYVADAASMGAVVNVSEKMMALSNDVVSRAVFGGKFPQQEEYLRELDEAFVLLGGFCLVDLFPSSRLAKHRLLTELQDLKIAKESHGMENRRCRLLLYPPDNFLLLHPTARWTTGRTVDHHHPRPAALLLSLTAPPTPHPPTTDMLLPLAIPPAPAMTSFFSGELAPPPCCHPYLPPSSTIDDGVAS from the exons ATGGAGGGCTGGTTAAGTTTGTGTTTCATAGCTCTATGCACGCTTGTGGCCCTCTGGTTTCGCAAGCTCTCTGGGGGCAAGAGAAAGCCACAACTGCCTCCTGGGCCATGGACTCTTCCCTTCATCAAAAGCCTCCACCACGTCGCCAGCGTGCTCCCGCACCGCAAGATGATGGAGATGTGTCGCCGGCATGGGCCGCTGATGCACCTTATGCTCGGCGAGGTCCCAACGGTGATCGTCTCCAGcgccgaggcggcggcgctggtgatGAAGACCAACGACCTTGCCTTTGCTGGCCGGCCTCGCAGCGCGACGCTGGACATCTTCGGCTGCGGCGGGAGGGGCATCGTCTTCGCCCCCTACGGTGACCCATGGCGCCAGATGCGCAAGGTCTGCACCATGGAGCTCCTGAGCTCCAAGCAGGTGAGGCGTATGGACGGTATCAGGCCAGACCAGGTGGGCAGCCTTCTCCATTATGTCGCAGACGCGGCATCCATGGGTGCCGTCGTCAACGTCAGCGAGAAGATGATGGCGCTCAGCAACGACGTGGTGTCGCGGGCGGTGTTTGGCGGCAAGTTCCCGCAGCAGGAGGAGTACCTCCGGGAGCTGGATGAGGCGTTCGTGCTGCTAGGTGGTTTCTGCCTCGTCGACCTCTTCCCGTCATCGCGGCTG GCAAAACATCGATTACTAACTGAACTACAAGACCTGAAAATAGCAAAAGAAAG CCATGGAATGGAAAACAGGCGGTGCAGATTACTTCTTTATCCTCCAGACAACTTTCTTCTTCTCCATCCAACCGCCAGATGGACCACCGGCCGAACCGTCGACCACCACCACCCGCGGCCAGCGGCGCTCCTGCTCAGCCTCACCGCCCCGCCCACCCCTCATCCTCCTACCACCGACATGCTGCTGCCCCTGGCCATCCCTCCAGCCCCGGCAATGACCAGTTTTTTCTCCGGCGAACTTGCACCACCGCCGTGCTGCCACCCCTACCTCCCCCCTTCATCAACGATAGATGATGGGGTAGCCTCCTAG
- the LOC119366691 gene encoding cytochrome P450 89A2-like translates to MADLLLLTLLPLALLFLLLHHASPIKALLTRAKSVLAPELSTEINAVVGADAEEVSEVVLGKLEYLHAVIMEALRLHPPTSFAFRQVMEEDHVVHNGQRIPVGTKVYFPLAAIARDRTAWDNPDEFKPQRFLSCKDASQGTDGTIKMMPFGGGRRMCPGRGVATLHLSYFTANLVREFRWREGEGELAVDLQPHVEFFTVMKRPLRAHLELERTEIKTS, encoded by the exons ATGGCAGACTTGCTCCTCCTAACCCTGCTTCCCTTggctctcctcttcctcctcctccaccatgcaTCGCCAATCAAAGCCCTTCTCACGAGGGCCAAGTCGGTTTTGGCACCGGAGCTCTCCACG GAGATCAATGCCGTCGTGGGTGCGGACGCCGAGGAAGTCAGCGAGGTTGTTCTTGGGAAGCTGGAGTACCTGCACGCTGTGATCATGGAGGCACTCCGGCTGCATCCGCCGACGTCTTTTGCGTTCAGGCAGGTGATGGAAGAGGATCATGTGGTTCACAATGGCCAGCGTATTCCAGTGGGCACAAAAGTGTACTTCCCACTGGCTGCTATAGCACGAGACAGGACAGCGTGGGATAACCCTGACGAGTTCAAGCCACAACGGTTCCTGTCCTGCAAGGATGCATCCCAAGGAACCGACGGCACGATCAAAATGATGCCTTTCGGCGGTGGTCGGAGGATGTGCCCTGGTAGGGGTGTCGCAACGCTGCACTTAAGCTACTTCACCGCCAACCTTGTGAGGGAGTTCCGGTGGAGGGAGGGAGAAGGTGAGCTTGCTGTCGATCTCCAGCCGCATGTTGAGTTCTTCACTGTCATGAAGCGGCCATTGCGTGCTCACCTAGAGCTTGAAAGGACAGAGATCAAAACTAGTTAA